One genomic region from Streptomyces sp. Li-HN-5-11 encodes:
- a CDS encoding LacI family DNA-binding transcriptional regulator, with protein sequence MDGDRAPVMADVARIAGVSHQTVSRVLNDHPNVRPATRDRVLAAVRELGYRPNAAARNLATRRTRTLGVVSFNTTLYGPASMLYGVEQAARQHEYFVTVAASETLDRRSLLDAVDRLQDQGVEGIIVIAPQTAAVAALANVPSDVALAAVGCGTHTALASVAVDNEMGAERATSYLLDLGHRTVHHMVGPRSWLDAQERETGWRRALEKRGAPVPEPLAAADWTARTGYELGQRIAANRDVTAVFCANDHMALGLLRALQQAGQRVPEDISVVGFDDLPEAEYFGPPLTTVRQNFDELGRRALRALIEIIDKPDAAPSAPAETPHVIIQPSLVVRASATRPRT encoded by the coding sequence ATGGACGGGGACCGCGCACCGGTGATGGCCGATGTGGCCCGGATCGCCGGCGTCTCGCACCAGACCGTGTCGCGGGTGCTCAACGACCACCCCAACGTGCGGCCCGCCACCCGGGACCGCGTTCTCGCCGCCGTCCGTGAGCTCGGCTACCGCCCCAACGCGGCGGCCCGCAACCTGGCGACCCGCCGCACCCGCACCCTGGGTGTGGTCAGCTTCAACACCACGCTGTACGGCCCGGCCTCAATGCTCTACGGCGTCGAGCAGGCGGCCAGGCAGCACGAGTACTTCGTCACGGTGGCCGCCAGCGAGACGCTCGACCGGCGTTCCCTGCTGGACGCCGTGGACCGGCTGCAGGACCAGGGCGTGGAGGGGATCATCGTGATCGCCCCCCAGACCGCCGCTGTCGCCGCGCTGGCCAACGTCCCGTCGGACGTGGCCCTGGCAGCGGTCGGCTGCGGCACGCACACCGCTCTCGCCTCGGTCGCCGTCGACAACGAGATGGGTGCCGAGCGGGCCACCTCCTACCTGCTGGACCTCGGCCATCGCACGGTGCACCACATGGTCGGGCCGCGTTCCTGGCTCGACGCCCAGGAGCGTGAAACCGGGTGGCGGCGCGCCCTGGAAAAACGCGGCGCCCCCGTGCCGGAACCCCTGGCCGCCGCTGACTGGACGGCCCGCACCGGGTACGAGCTCGGTCAGCGGATCGCGGCGAACCGCGATGTCACCGCCGTGTTCTGTGCCAACGACCACATGGCTCTCGGACTTCTGCGGGCCCTGCAGCAGGCGGGGCAACGCGTGCCCGAGGACATCAGCGTCGTCGGCTTCGACGACCTCCCCGAGGCCGAGTACTTCGGCCCGCCCCTGACCACGGTCCGCCAGAACTTCGACGAACTCGGCCGGCGCGCCCTGCGCGCGCTGATCGAGATCATCGACAAACCCGACGCGGCACCCTCGGCACCCGCCGAGACGCCCCACGTCATCATCCAGCCCAGTTTGGTGGTACGGGCCTCCGCGACCCGTCCCCGAACGTGA
- a CDS encoding arabinofuranosidase catalytic domain-containing protein, with protein MIRRRPRGLLLSVGAVLTLLAGILAGVVGMAGAAQAATSLPCDIYASAGTPCVAAHSTTRALLASYNGPLYQVKRLSDNTTLNINTLSAGGYANAAAQDSFCSGTECVITEIFDQSGKGNHLTIEGPGGNGGQDVGAIANALPVTAGGQHVYGVSVQAGVGYRNNATNGIATGSQPEGTYMVTSGHHVDGNCCFDYGNAETSSTDTGNGHMDAVNFGTECWFSPCSGSGPWVMADLENGLFAGGNGTNSNNTGNSSAFVTALEKNNGTTTYAIKDGNAQSGTLKTDYNGSLPTQSGYMPMHKEGAIVLGTGGDDSNWSDGSFFEGVMTAGYPTDAADNAVQANIVSVGYTQAAQTFPVTGTAYRLTNPNSGKVLDAQNCGTANGTAVQLWASLGNTCQQWKFAGAGNGHYTITNVNSGKVLDDQNCGINNGTAVQLWSSLGNTCQEWDVTPAGGHYTISNVNSGMTLDVTNCGTANGTLVRQWAQLDNVCQQWDIAP; from the coding sequence GTGATACGTAGACGCCCGAGAGGACTCCTGCTGTCAGTGGGCGCGGTCCTCACCCTTCTCGCCGGCATCCTCGCCGGGGTCGTCGGCATGGCGGGCGCGGCGCAGGCTGCCACCTCCCTGCCGTGCGACATCTACGCCTCCGCGGGCACTCCCTGTGTCGCCGCGCACAGCACCACACGGGCACTGCTCGCCTCGTACAACGGCCCGCTTTACCAGGTCAAGCGCCTCTCCGACAACACCACGCTGAACATCAACACGCTCAGCGCCGGCGGCTACGCCAACGCCGCCGCGCAGGACTCGTTCTGCTCCGGCACCGAGTGCGTCATCACCGAGATCTTCGACCAGAGCGGCAAGGGCAACCACCTCACCATCGAGGGCCCGGGCGGCAACGGCGGACAGGACGTCGGCGCCATCGCCAACGCGCTGCCCGTCACGGCGGGCGGCCAGCACGTCTACGGCGTCTCCGTCCAGGCCGGCGTCGGCTACCGCAACAACGCCACCAACGGCATCGCCACCGGCAGCCAGCCGGAGGGCACCTACATGGTCACCAGCGGCCACCACGTCGACGGCAACTGCTGCTTCGACTACGGCAACGCCGAGACGAGCAGCACGGACACCGGCAACGGCCACATGGACGCCGTCAACTTCGGCACCGAGTGCTGGTTCTCGCCCTGCTCAGGCTCCGGCCCGTGGGTCATGGCGGACCTGGAGAACGGCCTGTTCGCCGGCGGCAACGGCACCAACAGCAACAACACGGGCAACTCGAGCGCCTTCGTCACGGCGCTCGAGAAGAACAACGGCACCACCACGTACGCCATCAAGGACGGCAACGCCCAGTCCGGCACTCTCAAGACCGACTACAACGGCAGCCTGCCGACCCAGAGCGGCTACATGCCGATGCACAAGGAGGGCGCCATCGTCCTCGGCACCGGTGGCGACGACAGCAACTGGTCCGACGGCTCGTTCTTCGAGGGCGTCATGACCGCGGGCTACCCGACCGACGCGGCCGACAACGCGGTGCAGGCCAACATCGTCTCCGTCGGCTACACCCAGGCCGCCCAGACCTTCCCGGTCACCGGCACCGCCTACCGGCTGACCAACCCCAACAGCGGCAAGGTGCTGGACGCGCAGAACTGCGGGACGGCGAACGGCACGGCGGTGCAGCTGTGGGCCTCGCTGGGCAACACCTGCCAGCAGTGGAAGTTCGCCGGCGCCGGCAACGGCCACTACACGATCACCAATGTGAACAGCGGCAAGGTCCTTGACGACCAGAACTGCGGCATCAACAACGGCACCGCCGTGCAGCTCTGGTCGTCGCTGGGCAACACCTGCCAGGAGTGGGACGTCACCCCGGCCGGCGGTCACTACACCATCAGCAACGTCAACAGCGGCATGACCCTCGACGTGACGAACTGCGGCACGGCCAACGGCACGCTCGTCCGCCAGTGGGCGCAGCTCGACAACGTCTGCCAGCAGTGGGACATCGCCCCCTGA
- a CDS encoding family 43 glycosylhydrolase produces the protein MTHIARLHSRARRWAGHLAGLTAASMLLALAGPAVPARAAQTADAPASEITDGLALWYKLDGGSGTTVSDASGNGRDGTVSGTADWSASGQGLGFNGSDTYIKVPDNVMRGMDSITVSMDVLIDSAQSTPYFLYGFGNSSGSNGNGYLFTTGNSFRTSVATGNWSTEQTTKAADSPNLTRGVWKHIAYTQTGTTGVLYEDGVEVGRNTAVTITPGSVGSGTTTADYIGRSLYSGDKLFKGRIRDFRVYDRALAGPEVGQLALPVATQGVADDKAALSLGDTTAVTADLDLPKTGTAGGSTISWASDNAGVVSDSGKVTRPAAGSPDAHATLTATLRKGTVTDTRKFAVTVLAAFDDATAARQAADALSVHTIDDVRGNLTLPAEGAYGTTVTWSSAAPDVVSVDGVVHRPAHGAGATTAALTATVTKGSATARRTFTAKVPELPAKEALKGYMFSYFTGEGTADGEQLHAALSKGDDPLHWRELNDGKPVLTSTLGEKGLRDPFIIRSPEGDKFYQIATDLRIYGNGDWDAAQRTGSKSIMVWESTDLVHWTDQRLVRISPDSAGNTWAPEAFYDSKLGEYVVFWASKLYDNDAHTGDTYNRMMYATTRDFYTFSEPKVWIDRGWSVIDSTMIQNNGTYYRLSKDERNNTSSTPNSKFVFEEKSDSILDPSWTPVAEGIGKGVMSAAEGPLVFRSNTEEKWYAFLDEFGGRGYIPFETTDLDSGIWTPSTGYELPARPRHGTVLPVTQAEYDRLLRAYQPDQLVQSVESVKVGTKTGQAPVLPATVIAGYADGVDRPVAVTWDDVPASAYARPGAFTVTGSLPDGAAIPVQAQVTVSDEGPGVPADLLLHYDFDETSGNIVHDSSGHGFHGTYVHTPDFGTGVHGGSFKMSGGAGSSTTSPYVKIPNGVLKNADSVTVSTYAKWKGGDSFQWLFGLGPDSDKYLFATPSNGGSSLYSAITKASWSAESKLTAGSQLTPGQWRHVTVTLDGSTGTMVLYVDGVEAARTTTTVKPSELYDATKDHTGYIGRSLYSADPYFGGEVDDFRIYGRALSAAEVMELSGNTAGIAHVSHPSLKVDAIVDDADSRITLPMKEGTDLTSLAPRFTLANGAAISPASGSVQDFSRPVTYEVTGSDGRKRTWTVSALIMKSPVLPGLNADPNIVRFGDTFYMYPTTDGFDGWSGTRFKAYSSTDLVHWTDHGVILDLGPDVSWADSRAWAPTIAEKDGTYYFYFCADANIGVAVSDSPTGPFKDALGKPLLKAGQFSGQMIDPAVFTDDDGQSYLYFGNGHAYVVPLGADMTSIDTSKVRDITPSGYNEGSFVIKRDGTYYFMWSENDTRDENYRVAYATGPSPTGPWTKQGVILSKDLSLGIKGTGHHSVVHVPNTDDWYIAYHRFAIPGGDGTHRETTIDKMEFGPDGLIKKVVPTLSSIDPVTIVHAGPDATGTEGQAIPLAGTISGAGTPRWTVQDGAPCTVADPGAARTSVTCTDDGTYTVTLTGGRSTDTATVTVSNAAPSITSATGPDSAVAVGRRAVVTAAFTDPGTADSHTCTVDWQDGTGPRPGTVTAAGCRAEHLYAAAGIRRPVLTVTDDDGGADTATLPELVVYDPAAGPVFGAGALTSPAGAYPAEPGLAGTAAFTFGAWYRKGAGVPTGEVTFVFGRAGLGFRATASDWLVVTGSQAVYQGSGTVGGRSGYAFRITATDHPDTFRIRIWKKSTGAVVYDNGTGTRTSGTLTIAAHRR, from the coding sequence ATGACGCACATCGCACGACTTCACAGCCGCGCGAGACGTTGGGCGGGTCATCTCGCCGGACTGACCGCCGCTTCGATGCTCCTGGCGCTGGCGGGTCCCGCCGTTCCCGCGCGGGCGGCACAGACCGCCGACGCCCCGGCCTCGGAGATCACCGACGGCCTGGCGCTGTGGTACAAGCTCGACGGCGGCTCCGGCACCACCGTGAGCGACGCCTCCGGCAACGGCCGGGACGGCACGGTGAGCGGCACCGCGGACTGGTCGGCCTCCGGCCAGGGGCTCGGCTTCAACGGGTCCGACACCTACATCAAGGTGCCTGACAACGTCATGAGGGGCATGGACTCGATCACCGTCTCCATGGACGTGCTCATCGACTCCGCCCAGAGCACGCCGTACTTCCTCTACGGTTTCGGCAACTCCAGCGGAAGCAACGGCAACGGCTACCTGTTCACCACCGGCAACTCCTTCCGCACCTCCGTCGCGACCGGCAACTGGTCGACCGAGCAGACCACCAAGGCCGCCGACTCCCCCAACCTCACGCGCGGGGTGTGGAAGCACATCGCGTACACACAGACCGGCACCACGGGCGTGCTCTACGAGGACGGCGTCGAGGTGGGCCGCAACACCGCCGTCACCATCACCCCCGGCTCCGTCGGATCCGGCACCACCACCGCCGACTACATCGGCAGGTCCCTCTACTCCGGCGACAAGCTGTTCAAGGGCCGGATCCGTGACTTCCGCGTCTACGACCGCGCGCTCGCCGGCCCGGAGGTCGGGCAGCTCGCCCTCCCCGTCGCCACACAGGGCGTCGCCGACGACAAGGCGGCCCTCAGCCTCGGTGACACCACTGCCGTGACCGCGGACCTCGATCTGCCGAAGACGGGCACGGCGGGCGGTTCCACGATCAGCTGGGCCAGCGACAACGCCGGCGTCGTCTCCGACAGCGGCAAGGTGACCCGTCCCGCCGCCGGTTCGCCCGACGCCCACGCCACGCTCACGGCGACCCTGCGGAAGGGCACCGTGACCGACACCAGGAAGTTCGCCGTCACGGTCCTCGCCGCGTTCGACGACGCGACCGCCGCCCGGCAGGCCGCCGACGCGCTGAGCGTCCACACCATCGACGACGTGCGCGGCAACCTCACCCTGCCCGCCGAGGGCGCCTACGGCACGACCGTCACCTGGTCGTCGGCCGCCCCGGACGTCGTGTCCGTCGACGGCGTGGTCCACCGCCCCGCGCACGGCGCCGGAGCCACCACCGCCGCCCTGACGGCCACCGTCACCAAGGGCTCGGCCACCGCGAGGCGCACCTTCACCGCGAAGGTCCCCGAACTGCCCGCGAAGGAAGCCCTCAAGGGCTACATGTTCAGCTACTTCACCGGCGAGGGCACCGCCGACGGCGAACAGCTCCACGCCGCCCTCAGCAAGGGCGACGACCCGCTGCACTGGCGGGAGCTGAACGACGGCAAGCCGGTCCTGACCTCCACGCTCGGCGAGAAGGGCCTGCGCGACCCGTTCATCATCCGCTCCCCGGAGGGCGACAAGTTCTACCAGATCGCCACCGACCTCAGGATCTACGGCAACGGCGACTGGGACGCCGCCCAGCGCACCGGCAGCAAGTCCATCATGGTGTGGGAGTCCACCGACCTCGTCCACTGGACGGACCAGCGGCTGGTCAGGATCTCCCCCGACAGCGCGGGCAACACCTGGGCGCCGGAGGCGTTCTACGACAGCAAGCTCGGCGAGTACGTCGTCTTCTGGGCGTCGAAGCTGTACGACAACGACGCGCACACCGGCGACACGTACAACCGCATGATGTACGCGACCACGCGTGACTTCTACACCTTCAGCGAGCCCAAGGTCTGGATCGACCGCGGCTGGTCGGTCATCGACTCCACGATGATCCAGAACAACGGCACGTACTACCGCCTGTCCAAGGACGAGCGGAACAACACCTCGTCCACGCCCAACAGCAAGTTCGTCTTCGAGGAGAAGAGCGACTCGATCCTGGACCCGTCCTGGACCCCGGTCGCCGAGGGCATCGGCAAGGGCGTGATGAGCGCCGCCGAGGGGCCGCTGGTGTTCAGGTCGAACACCGAGGAGAAGTGGTACGCCTTCCTCGACGAGTTCGGGGGCCGCGGCTACATCCCGTTCGAGACGACCGACCTCGACTCCGGCATCTGGACCCCGTCCACCGGCTACGAGCTGCCGGCCAGGCCACGCCACGGCACCGTGCTGCCCGTCACCCAGGCCGAGTACGACCGGCTGCTGCGCGCCTACCAGCCCGACCAGCTGGTGCAGAGCGTCGAGAGCGTGAAGGTGGGGACGAAGACCGGCCAGGCGCCGGTCCTGCCCGCCACCGTGATCGCCGGGTACGCCGACGGTGTCGACCGGCCCGTCGCGGTGACCTGGGACGACGTCCCGGCGTCCGCGTACGCGCGGCCCGGCGCCTTCACCGTGACCGGCAGCCTGCCGGACGGCGCCGCGATCCCGGTCCAGGCCCAGGTCACCGTGTCCGACGAGGGCCCCGGCGTCCCGGCCGACCTGCTGCTGCACTACGACTTCGACGAGACGTCCGGAAACATCGTCCACGACTCCAGCGGGCACGGCTTCCACGGCACGTACGTCCACACGCCCGACTTCGGTACCGGCGTGCACGGCGGTTCCTTCAAGATGTCCGGCGGCGCCGGCTCCTCGACGACCTCGCCGTACGTGAAGATCCCGAACGGCGTGCTGAAGAACGCAGACAGCGTGACCGTGTCGACGTACGCCAAGTGGAAGGGCGGCGACAGCTTCCAGTGGCTGTTCGGGCTCGGCCCCGACAGCGACAAGTACCTCTTCGCCACCCCGTCCAACGGCGGATCCAGCCTCTACTCGGCCATCACGAAGGCGAGTTGGTCGGCGGAGTCGAAGCTGACGGCCGGCTCGCAGCTCACCCCGGGCCAGTGGCGGCACGTCACCGTCACCCTCGACGGCTCCACCGGCACCATGGTCCTGTACGTCGACGGCGTCGAGGCGGCCCGCACGACGACCACCGTCAAGCCGTCCGAGCTGTACGACGCGACCAAGGATCACACCGGCTACATCGGCCGCTCCCTGTACTCGGCCGACCCGTACTTCGGCGGTGAGGTCGACGACTTCCGCATCTACGGCCGGGCCTTGTCGGCCGCCGAGGTGATGGAGCTCAGCGGCAACACGGCGGGCATCGCGCACGTCTCCCACCCGTCGCTGAAGGTCGACGCGATCGTCGACGACGCCGACAGCAGGATCACCCTCCCGATGAAGGAGGGCACCGATCTCACCTCGCTGGCACCTCGGTTCACCCTCGCCAACGGCGCGGCGATCAGCCCCGCCTCCGGCAGCGTGCAGGACTTCAGCAGGCCGGTGACGTACGAGGTGACCGGCTCGGACGGCAGGAAGCGCACCTGGACCGTCTCGGCGCTGATCATGAAGAGCCCGGTGCTGCCGGGGCTGAACGCCGACCCGAACATCGTGCGCTTCGGCGACACGTTCTACATGTACCCGACGACCGACGGCTTCGACGGCTGGAGCGGCACGCGGTTCAAGGCGTACTCCTCCACCGACCTGGTCCACTGGACGGACCACGGCGTCATCCTCGACCTGGGACCGGACGTCAGCTGGGCGGACAGCAGGGCGTGGGCGCCGACGATCGCCGAGAAGGACGGCACGTACTACTTCTACTTCTGCGCCGACGCGAACATCGGTGTCGCGGTGTCCGACTCGCCGACCGGGCCGTTCAAGGACGCGCTGGGCAAGCCGCTGCTCAAGGCGGGCCAGTTCAGCGGCCAGATGATCGACCCGGCGGTCTTCACCGACGACGACGGCCAGTCGTACCTGTACTTCGGCAACGGCCACGCCTACGTCGTCCCGCTGGGCGCCGACATGACGTCCATCGACACCTCGAAGGTCCGGGACATCACCCCGAGCGGCTACAACGAGGGCTCCTTCGTCATCAAGCGCGACGGCACCTACTACTTCATGTGGTCGGAGAACGACACACGGGACGAGAACTACCGCGTCGCCTACGCCACCGGTCCCTCGCCCACCGGGCCCTGGACCAAGCAGGGGGTGATCCTGTCCAAGGACCTCTCGCTGGGCATCAAGGGCACCGGCCACCACAGCGTCGTCCACGTGCCGAACACCGACGACTGGTACATCGCCTACCACCGCTTCGCCATCCCCGGCGGCGACGGCACGCACCGCGAAACGACCATCGACAAGATGGAGTTCGGACCCGACGGGCTGATCAAGAAGGTGGTCCCCACCCTCAGCAGCATCGATCCGGTCACCATCGTCCACGCGGGTCCGGACGCCACCGGCACGGAGGGACAGGCGATCCCGCTCGCCGGAACCATCTCCGGAGCGGGCACCCCCAGGTGGACGGTCCAGGACGGCGCCCCGTGCACCGTCGCCGACCCCGGCGCGGCCCGCACGAGCGTCACCTGCACCGACGACGGCACCTACACGGTCACCCTGACCGGTGGCCGCAGCACCGACACGGCCACCGTCACGGTCTCCAACGCCGCCCCGTCGATCACCTCGGCGACCGGCCCCGATTCCGCCGTCGCCGTGGGCAGGCGCGCGGTCGTCACCGCCGCCTTCACCGATCCCGGCACCGCCGACAGCCACACCTGCACGGTCGACTGGCAGGACGGCACCGGGCCGCGACCCGGCACGGTCACCGCCGCCGGCTGCCGCGCCGAGCACCTCTACGCGGCCGCCGGCATCCGCCGGCCGGTCCTCACCGTCACCGACGACGACGGCGGCGCGGACACGGCGACGCTCCCCGAGCTGGTCGTCTACGACCCCGCCGCCGGACCGGTGTTCGGCGCGGGCGCGCTCACCTCACCTGCGGGCGCGTACCCGGCCGAGCCGGGGCTGGCCGGCACGGCGGCGTTCACCTTCGGCGCCTGGTACCGCAAGGGCGCCGGCGTCCCCACCGGAGAGGTCACGTTCGTCTTCGGCCGCGCCGGACTCGGTTTCCGCGCCACCGCCTCCGACTGGCTGGTGGTCACCGGCTCCCAGGCCGTCTACCAGGGCTCCGGCACGGTCGGCGGCCGCAGCGGGTACGCCTTCCGGATCACCGCCACCGACCACCCGGACACCTTCCGCATCAGGATCTGGAAGAAGTCCACCGGCGCCGTCGTCTACGACAACGGGACCGGCACGCGGACGAGCGGAACCCTGACCATCGCAGCCCACAGGCGGTAA